A window of Malaclemys terrapin pileata isolate rMalTer1 chromosome 14, rMalTer1.hap1, whole genome shotgun sequence contains these coding sequences:
- the ZNF319 gene encoding zinc finger protein 319, whose amino-acid sequence MSESWQQQQQQQQQPQPQQQQHHAGTAALTEHSIPSSTAENPLGCAVYGILLQPDPNPQHHQPPPIQAGEPSHKCGVCGHDLTHLSNPHEHQCLPGHDRSFQCTQCLKIFHQATDLLEHQCIQVEQKPFVCGVCKMGFSLLTSLAQHHNVHNGSAMKCSICEKTYKPPEAEHSQALDSLEKPYSCSICQKTFKHLSELSRHERIHTGEKPYKCTLCDKSFSQSSHLVHHKRTHSSERPYKCTVCEKTFKHRSHLVRHMYAHSGEHLFKCSVCELHFKESSELLHHQCTPSGERPFRCGECHKSFKRPSDLRQHERTHSEERPFKCDLCQMSFKQQYALMRHRRTHKVEEPFKCNLCEKGFVQPSHLVYHQHVHGIENLFKCNVCQKGFNQSSELLRHKCVQNAERPFKCTVCNKSYKRSSALQKHQLSHCAEKPLKCTLCERRFFSSSEFVQHRCDPVREKPLKCPDCEKRFKYASDLQRHRRVHTGEKPYKCPSCEKAFKQREHLNKHHSVHAREQQYKCMWCGERFLDLGLLQEHSVQHTAEGAYQVAACLP is encoded by the coding sequence ATGTCAGaaagctggcagcagcagcaacaacagcagcagcaaccacAACCACAACAGCAACAACATCACGCCGGGACAGCAGCTCTCACAGAGCACTCGATCCCTTCGAGCACAGCTGAGAACCCTTTGGGTTGTGCTGTCTACGGCATCCTGCTCCAACCAGACCCCAATCCGCAGCATCACCAGCCCCCCCCGATCCAGGCTGGAGAGCCGTCCCACAAATGCGGCGTGTGCGGCCACGACCTTACTCACCTGTCCAACCCACATGAGCACCAGTGTCTGCCAGGGCACGACCGCTCCTTCCAGTGCACTCAGTGTCTGAAGATCTTCCACCAGGCTACTGACCTGCTTGAGCACCAGTGCATCCAGGTAGAACAGAAGCCCTTCGTGTGTGGGGTCTGCAAGATGGGCTTCTCCCTGCTGACCTCCCTAGCCCAGCACCACAACGTCCACAACGGCAGCGCCATGAAGTGCTCCATCTGCGAGAAGACCTACAAGCCGCCCGAGGCGGAGCACTCCCAGGCCCTCGACTCGTTGGAGAAGCCCTACAGCTGCTCCATTTGCCAGAAGACCTTCAAGCACCTGTCGGAGCTCTCGCGGCACGAGCGCATCCACACCGGCGAGAAACCTTACAAGTGCACCCTGTGCGACAAGAGCTTCAGTCAGTCATCGCACCTGGTGCACCACAAGCGGACGCACAGCTCGGAGCGGCCGTACAAGTGCACGGTGTGCGAGAAGACCTTCAAGCACCGCTCGCACCTGGTGCGCCACATGTACGCCCACTCGGGCGAGCACCTCTTCAAGTGCAGTGTCTGCGAGCTGCACTTCAAGGAGTCGTCGGAGCTGCTGCACCACCAGTGCACGCCCAGTGGGGAGCGCCCCTTCCGCTGCGGCGAGTGCCACAAGTCCTTCAAGCGCCCCTCGGACCTGCGGCAGCACGAGCGCACGCACAGCGAGGAGCGCCCCTTCAAGTGCGACCTGTGCCAGATGAGCTTCAAGCAGCAGTATGCGCTCATGCGCCACCGCCGCACCCACAAGGTGGAGGAGCCCTTCAAGTGCAACCTGTGCGAGAAGGGCTTCGTGCAGCCCTCGCACCTGGTCTATCACCAGCACGTGCACGGCATAGAGAACCTGTTCAAGTGCAACGTGTGTCAGAAGGGCTTCAACCAGTCCTCGGAGCTGCTGCGGCACAAGTGCGTGCAGAACGCCGAGCGGCCCTTCAAGTGCACCGTGTGCAACAAATCCTACAAGAGGTCCTCGGCCCTGCAGAAGCACCAGCTGTCGCACTGCGCTGAGAAGCCGCTCAAGTGCACGCTGTGCGAGAGACGCTTCTTCTCCTCCTCAGAGTTCGTGCAGCACCGCTGCGACCCGGTGCGCGAGAAACCCCTCAAGTGCCCTGACTGCGAGAAGCGGTTCAAATACGCCTCCGACCTGCAGCGGCACCGGCGCGTGCACACGGGCGAGAAGCCTTACAAGTGCCCGTCGTGCGAGAAGGCCTTCAAGCAGCGTGAGCACCTCAACAAGCACCACAGCGTGCATGCCCGGGAGCAGCAGTACAAGTGCATGTGGTGTGGGGAGAGATTCCTGGACTTGGGCTTGCTGCAGGAACACAGCGTCCAGCACACTGCCGAGGGGGCGTACCAGGTGGCGGCCTGCTTGCCGTGA
- the LOC128848656 gene encoding uncharacterized protein LOC128848656, whose protein sequence is MAPARSTWGNRPQSGAGLPQPPTPSLSGAAPLSPPLGAQGRAARTSSRRAPAGGSVGAQFPPRSGRGQPHSRSLPRPRLLRLPPSRGSQPPPRAERAPPGSGTPQRRAAGCPPGPASSSAAAPPRPPCSGLRRRPRPLRQLGDREEPAGRVPRDRAGLTEAAPPPPGPACRVVPWSVCLTFPNVSALGQHGQGPPVVFKTLFCFWFPFSLSKKLETGSHEKHSLLLIPREWAGFPTPSSGPAAGNQYLLN, encoded by the exons ATGGCCCCTGCCCGGTCCACGTGGGGCAACCGACCCCAGTCAGGGGcaggcctgccgcagccccccacccccagcctgtccGGGGCAGCCCCCCTCTCTCCGCCCCTTGGGGCCCAGGGTAGAGCAGCCCGCACCAGTTCCCGCCGCGCTCcggcagggggcagtgtgggagCGCAGTTCCCGCCGCGCTCCGGCAGGGGGCAGCCCCACTCCCGGTCGCTCCCTCGGCCCCGCCTCCTCCGACTCCCTCCATCCCGGGGCTCGCAGCCGCCGCCCAGAGCCGAGCGGGCCCCACCCGGCAGCGGgaccccccagcgccgagccgcCGGCTGCCCGCCTGGCCCCGCCTCGTCCTCCGCCGCCGCCCCGCCTCGGCCCCCGTGCTCCGGGTTGCGCCGCCGGCCCCGCCCGCTACGCCAGCTCGGGGATCGGGAGGAGCCCGCAGGCCGCGTTCCCCGGGACCGAGCCGGGCTGACAGAGGCCGCCCCACCCCCGCCGGGCCCGGCCTGCAG AGTTGTTCCTTGGAGTGTGTGCCTCACCTTCCCCAATGTGAGTGCATTGGGTCAACACGGACAAGGGCCTCCTGTTGTCTTCAAGACACTCTTTTGCTTCTGGTTTCCATTTAGTTTATCCAAAAAACTTGAGACAGGATCTCATGAAAAGCACTCCCTGCTGCTGATACCTAGAGAGTGGGCtggattccccacccccagttcaggACCAGCTGCTGGGAATCAGTATCTTCTGAATTGA
- the USB1 gene encoding U6 snRNA phosphodiesterase 1, whose product MSGAGLVGYSSSSEDEAGGSPGAAGGREEGAGGCSRGEPVAPGAGPAQTSMPIPRLPVPDSVLNMFRDQEEEVTDDSTKHGGRVRNFPHERGNWATYVYLPCDIQEELLELRELLISHARRYAVSLTAMEEFHISLSQSVVLRYHWINPLVQSLKERVASFYRFFCTASQVKVYTNQHKTRTFVGLEVSCGHSQLLELVSEVDKVMEEFDLPTFYKNPSFHISLAWCAGDLTDQLEGQCLQELQEIVDGFEDSAFLLRFQWDQIRCRSGNKFFSFPLR is encoded by the exons atgagcggggcggggctggtgggCTACAGCAGCAGCTCCGAGGATGAAGCCGGCGGCTCcccgggagctgcggggggaagagaggagggggcgggaggCTGCTCGCGGGGGGAGCCGGTGGCCCCCGGAGCCGGCCCCGCCCAGACCAG CATGCCGATTCCTCGCCTCCCTGTGCCGGACAGCGTCTTAAACATGTTCAGAGACCAGGAAGAGGAGGTCACGGATGACAGCACCAAGCATGGCGGACGAGTGCGCAACTTCCCCCATGAGCGGGGCAACTGGGCGACGTACGTCTACCTGCCCT GTGACATCCAGGAGGAACTGCTGGAGCTGCGGGAGCTCCTCATTTCCCACGCCCGCAGGTACGCGGTGTCGCTCACTGCCATGGAGGAATTCCACATCAGCCTCTCCCAGAGCGTGGTGCTGCGCTACCACTGGATAAACCCCTTGGTCCAGTCCCTCAAAGAACGCGTAGCCTCCTTCTACAG GTTCTTCTGTACGGCCAGCCAGGTCAAGGTGTATACCAACCAGCACAAAACCAG GACCTTTGTGGGCTTGGAGGTCTCGTGTGGGCATTCTCAGTTGCTGGAGCTGGTCTCTGAGGTAGATAAAGTTATGGAGGAGTTCGATCTCCCAACGTTCTACAAG AACCCGTCATTCCATATCAGCCTGGCCTGGTGTGCTGGGGACCTGACTGACCAGCTGgaagggcagtgcctgcaggagcTTCAG GAGATTGTGGATGGGTTTGAGGACTCTGCATTCCTGCTGCGATTCCAGTGGGATCAGATCCGCTGCAGATCTGGGAACAAGTTCTTCTCCTTCCCCTTGAGGTAG